The sequence CCCGATGAGGCCTCACTGATACGAATGAGCAGACTATGGAGTATTGTGCCTGGGGTACAATACTCCTTTTTTTTAAATTCATACCATGGCAGAACTTGATGGGATTCTTTCGGAACTGTCGCAGGTAAATGAAAATCTGGGACTGAAAAACGATCTGCTTCTCCCGGCAGATCAGCTTCTGCAAAGCAGGGACAAACGGATTCATGTGGCCGTTCTGGGACAGTTCAAGGCGGGTAAAAGTTCCCTGGTGAATCATATTCTGGGAGCAGACATTCTTCCCACCGACGTGGTGCCGGTCACCGCTATTGTAACACAGATACGCTATAGTCCTTTGCCTTCGGCCATTATACAATACCTTAACGGAACGGAGCATACAGTTGCTCCCGAAGAAATTGGACGCTACGTGACCGAACGGGAAAATCCCGAGAACATAAAGAAAGTGGCACAGGTTATTGTGGAACATCCGGCCATGGAAGAACTCAGGAACATCACCCTGGTTGATACTCCCGGCCTCGGAAGTTTCTATCGCCACAACAGCACAGTTACCCTCGACTGGCTTCCTTATACCGGTGTGGCGCTGATTGCCGTGAGCGCTGAACGTCCGCTTTCAGAAGAAGATATCGAGCTGGCCAGAAATGTTACCCATTATTGCCCCGAAATTGCCCTGGTGATTACCAAAACCGATCTTTTTGATGAAGAGGAGCAGGAAAGAATCAGGGAATACATAACCGATTCAATTGAAAAGGCCTTTCAGCGAACCATTTCGGTATTTGAGTATTCGGTGAAAGAGCATGCGGAAGAATACCGGAACCGGCTGAAGGATAAGCTGTTACTGCCACTGAATGAGAACGCTTCTGAAAAACTCAACACCATCATACGCCATAAGACGGCACAGGCTATCGGACAGAGCCTTCAGCTTGCCGGACTTCTGCTGGAAGCATCGAAAAAAAAGAAAAGCGAGAAGGAGGCCATCAGCCAGCTGATTAAGGAGATCAAGGATAATCGCCACTTTCAGGAAAGGGAAATGATGCTCACTACCACTTCGTACAAAGGAGAAGTGCGGGCAAAGCTGGAAGAATTGCTGCTGCCATACCTTCCCGGTATCAGGGAGAGGGTGGAGAGGCAGTTTTCCCGCGATTTCAGGGAGTGGAAAGGATCGTTGTACCGCATTTCACGGCAGTATGAAGCATGGCTCCGGGATAAACTGGGGCAGGAAATCAGGGAACTGGATAAAACCTGTTCCGAGGATATCTTCCGGTTTGTGCGGAAAATGGCCGATTATTACCAATATGCCGCCCGGCAGTTCCGGCAGAAAATGGACGATAAAGTTTTTCAGGCTTTTGGAATCCATCTGCCGGAAGCCCACTGGCAGGTGGATTTTACCACCCTTGATCATCCGGATGTTTCCATTTACAGGGCTTTTGATTCCCACCTCGACATGCTGCTCTTCTTTTTGCCTGTTCAGTGGTTCAGAAAATATTTCTTCCTGCATTTCAGCAGGCAGATTGCACTGGAAGCAGAAAAGAACCTTCACCGTTACATTTCCGATATGACGGGAAAGATCATCCTATCGCTCGACCAGATGCAAAAGCAGGCAGCGTTCTTTATCCAGAACGAGGTGCGCACCGTAGAAGACATTCTTCAAAATGCTCCTGACGACTTTGCTGAAATAAAGAAGAATATGGAGCGTCTTCAGTCTCTTGCTCCTATGGTGTAAACCGACATTGCGTAATGAAAAATCCGCAGATTGTCACAGGGTACGCTTTCACTGCGCTTCAGAGGGGTTAACCTGAGCAGGGTTAACCTGGATGCCGGCACAAAAGGCCAACCCACTGCGCATTAGTTCGTTTGCACTCCTGTTGCGGAATCCGGGATAATCAGAATTTATACTGGTTATCGGTAATCAGTTTGTCGGCGATTCGTCTTCTGGCATCCCTGACGTTCACTCCGGCAACCCCGGTAAGCTGAAGGATTGCCTTAGAAAGTCTTTCTGCCTGTTCTCCCGAAGCAAAGGACCATACGGAATCCAGCGCTTCTTTCTTTATGCGGGCTGAGGCATCGTTAACAAACACATCCAGGATGTCGCGGTATATGGAAACGGCTTCACTGCCTTTCAGGGATTCCAGTTTTTCCACCCGAAGGCAGGTTGACTCGGCCACATAGATATCCATCAGTATGTTGGCAAGGTTGTTCATGATTTCCTGCTCCTGGGCAAATTTCTTCTCGAAGTGCTTTGTGGCAGAGTGAATGATAAGAAGGGCCGCCTTTTTGAAGTTTCTTATGTACCGTTTCTTCTCTTCGTAGTACGATTCTCCTGGTCGGGCAGGTTCTGCAACCGTTTCAATCTGTGCGTACAGTTTTTCTGCTTCACCGAAAAGGTCGAAATCGCCCTTCATGGCCCGTTTAAGGGTTGTGTCGATCACCAGAAGCCGGTTGATTTCGTTGGTGCCTTCGAAAATACGGTTAATGCGGGAGTCGCGGTAGCCGCGTTCCACGTCCATTTCGGCCGAATAGCCCATGCCGCCATGGATCTGCACCGCCTCGTCGACCACATAATCGAGCATCTCTGATCCGTAAACCTTCAGGATGGCGGCTTCAACGGCATAATGACTGATGGCATCGATGCTGGCCTTGCCCTTGTCGCATCCTTCGGTTTTATATTTTTCCATCAGGTCGTCGATATCCTTGCTGACGCGGTACACAGCCGATTCGGTAGCAAAGGCGCGGATAACCTGTTCGGCCAGTTTATATTTGATGGCTCCAAAGGTGGAAATGAGCACGCCAAACTGTTTGCGCTCGTTGGCGTACTTGACGGAATCGTTGATCGCTTTTTTGGCGGCCCCGAGCACATTGGCTCCGAGCTTAATACGGCCCATGTGGAGAATGCTCAGCGCAATGCGGAATCCTTCACCACGCTGGCCCAGAAGATTTTCTACCGGCACCTTTACATCGTTGTAGAAAATCTGTGCGGTCGACGATCCCTTGATTCCCATCTTATGCTCATCGGGGTTCACCACAACGCCCGGCCATTTGCGTTCCACAATGAAGGCACTGAGTACACGGTCGTTGTCAATTTTGGCAAATACCGTCTGAATGTCTGCAAAACCGGCATTGGTAATCCACATCTTCTGGCCGTTCAGGATGTAATATTTGCCGTCTTCCGAGAGGCGTGCATTTGTTTTTCCGCTGTTGGCGTCGCTTCCGGCTCCGGGTTCGGTAAGGCAGTATGCACCGATCAGCTCGCCGGTGGCCAGTTTGGTAACGTATTTCTCCCGCTGTTCGTGAGTCCCGTAGTACATGATCGGAAGGGTTCCTATGCCGCAATGGGCCATGAAGGCAACCGAAAAGGAATAACCGGCACCAATGGTTTCGCTGGCCAGCATCTGGGTAACGAACGACTGCCCAAACCCGCCGTATTCTTCCGGT comes from Bacteroidales bacterium and encodes:
- a CDS encoding acyl-CoA dehydrogenase; protein product: MENRKVLKSGEFLVAEVSAADIFIPEEFNEEQRMIAQTCRDFLETEVYPNIARMDAPDTSVTLQLLKKSGELGLMGIAVPEEYGGFGQSFVTQMLASETIGAGYSFSVAFMAHCGIGTLPIMYYGTHEQREKYVTKLATGELIGAYCLTEPGAGSDANSGKTNARLSEDGKYYILNGQKMWITNAGFADIQTVFAKIDNDRVLSAFIVERKWPGVVVNPDEHKMGIKGSSTAQIFYNDVKVPVENLLGQRGEGFRIALSILHMGRIKLGANVLGAAKKAINDSVKYANERKQFGVLISTFGAIKYKLAEQVIRAFATESAVYRVSKDIDDLMEKYKTEGCDKGKASIDAISHYAVEAAILKVYGSEMLDYVVDEAVQIHGGMGYSAEMDVERGYRDSRINRIFEGTNEINRLLVIDTTLKRAMKGDFDLFGEAEKLYAQIETVAEPARPGESYYEEKKRYIRNFKKAALLIIHSATKHFEKKFAQEQEIMNNLANILMDIYVAESTCLRVEKLESLKGSEAVSIYRDILDVFVNDASARIKKEALDSVWSFASGEQAERLSKAILQLTGVAGVNVRDARRRIADKLITDNQYKF